Part of the Syntrophales bacterium genome is shown below.
TCTTTTCTCAATGCCCGTTTACACCTTTGCGGAAGTCCTCCCTGTGCCTACACCAAAGATATACTGCGAGAAGAAAGGCCAGTGGATGACTGTGGATGAGTATTCAAAAAATTGTCCGAGGGCGACACCTGTCCCTTCGTATCCTCAGGGTTTATCTTCCAGTGATCAAATGAAACTTATGATGTTTAAAAAAATCTTAGAGCCAATATTCAGTTCTCTATTTGACTTCAGCAATTTGCATGACCGAGGGGCTGTTGGAAGAACGCAGGGAGAGACTACAGGGAAGCAAGAAGAGCTAAAGAAGTATCTTCAAGAGGTAGAAGAAAAGGCAAAGAAGGAAGCTATCGAAAGGAAGAAGGCTGGAGAGGAAATAGTATCCAAAGTGGGAATTGGGAGCAAGCCATTAACAACTTCTACTATTCTCGGCTCAGGAACTTCCAACAGAGAAAAGCCACTCGAAAATATAGACTGGGAAAATCCAAAACCAACAAGCTTTACACCCGGAGTCTCCGATAGCGCTAGAGAGAGGATTATAAAGACGGCTTGTTTTTTAAAAATGGCTGAAACTGCTATACTAAATGGTGATTTGGAAACGGGCCGTTTTTGGGCTGCTGTTGCCTTTGAGGGCACTTCAGTTTCCCCGAGGCAGATCCCACAATGTAGTATTCCAGGTGATGCGATAGATACAAAAAAAGCATTGGATATGAACAGAAAACTCACACAATACTCTATCTTCTTCAGAAAGGCTTTGCCTAAATTTGATTTGCTGCAAAATTTGTACAAAAATATTGATGAGGTGAAAATTCAAAAAGAAAGATCTGAAATGACTGTCAAAGAGATTGAGAAACATATGAAGGAACTCGAAACCCAAAAGGGGATGGCTCAAAGTCCTGCAGAGATAGATCGTATAAACGAACTTTTAGCGAAGGACCTTGTGTTGAAAGCGCAGGCAGAAGTGGAATACCAAAAAATTCTCAAGGAAGAGCAGAGGCTTTTAAAGGAGAAGAAGGCTTTAGAGGATGAGCTTAATGAGATGATCGCTGAAGTTAGGTGAAAAGTGAAGTCAATAAAAAGGGGTAACACACATAAATGTGCAGGACTCTAAATACACTATACATAGTTATTTTTTTGTTATTGACATGCGCCCCGATTTCTCAGGCTCAGTCCTCACGGACGGTAGATCCAGGGGTATTGAGAGAGATAGCTATGTGGAAATTTGTTCCTGAAGAAGACGTGGTGGAAACTTTTTTTTCATGCGATTTAGTGACTCAGATTGATTATTGTAAAAGATTGAATGTAAAATTTGAAGGTTTTTATAAAGCTTATTTCCCCGACGGATTTGTTTTAACTCTCTCACCTTCCGGAGAAATTTTGGAGCACTACTACAATCCTTCCGAGAGAAATGTAGATTCACTTGAAAGAAACTGGATTATTCACCGAAATTCAGACTTTGCAGGTACTGATGAGGCGAGAAGAAAACGGCTGATAACGAGGTTAGGTGATTTAAACGCTTTTTTTGAAGAACTTTTGGGAATGAATGATCTATATGCTGGTGATTATGACAGGGCAGTACGCATCTCTTCATGGGTAAGTTGTACCTTTGAGGGTAGTTGTATAGGAATCTCGTTTGAAATGAGGAGCGATGGTTTTCCTGTTGTTTCGTGGGTGCTGAGATTGTCTCCGGCTGAAAAGGCTGGTCTCAAAGTTGGAGATAAACTCGTTAAAGTGAACGGACAATCGGTATCAGGGTGGGATTCGGAGAGATTAGTTCGAGTTTTGACAGGTCAAAAAGGTGCCTCAACGACGCTTACAGTAGAGAGGGCATATATAAAAAAACCTTTTGATATTGTAATTCCCAGGGGTACTACCGATGAAAAAGACGATTTTACTGTTAAGTTGTTAGCTGATGCCCTCGCCGTTCGGGCTTTTGCCAATCAAGCACTGGGAAAAAGAGAGGAATTTTTAAAAGATGTTGAGAGATCTTACTCCTTGGATCCCACTGGTAAATGGGCAAAAAGGGCTATGGCCTTCCTTCATCTTGAGAGAGGGAATTTCAATGAAGCCTTGAGGGTCTTGCCCGAGAGAAAGGATGTCATTGATATGATTATTGAGGTGGTCAGTTATGCTAAACTTGGGGATATGAAGAGAGCTTCAGATATTTACAGCAATCTTTTGGAAGATTCTTTTGAAGCTAAAGGTAGATTTCTAGAAAGGCATCTCGCCTTAGCCCATGATTCTCTAAAGCCATACGCTGAGGGAAAGCTAAAAATCGCAAAGGAGAATGAATCGAAAGGTAAATACAAGGAAGCTTTGAAGGAATACGCGGAGTATTTTAAGTTTGCTGATGAAGAAGAGGCAAGAGCTGTGAGGAGTCATATTGCAAAACTGATAGAAAAATACCCTCAATTCTTTGTCCTTACAGAGGAGGCTAGGAAATTTGTCATTAGGGCAGAGTCCTATACATCAGAGGGCAAATTTGAAAAAGCGGTTTCCGAATATAAAAAGGCCTTGAAAATCCAGCCTTTTTTCCCAGCCCTTTATAAGGCCCTTGCGTTAAATTATGTACAGCTAAAAAACTACAAGCAGGCCATAAAAAATATGAAGATATATCTCGAGCTTTATCCGGATGCCCCCGATGCAAGGGCTGCACAGGACGAGATATACAGATGGGAACTATTAACAGAGAAGTAGCTTAAATCTCGTAAGTTGTGGTAAAGGGCAACAACTGGAAGCGTTTATCCGAGGTAGGATCTAAAGATCCCCGAGAGGGTGCAAGTAATGATATCTGAGGGGGCAATTCCACCTTTGTCTTGGAAAAAAATTGGTTAGGGGGAGCTATGAATGTAAAGGAAGTAAACGAGGCTATAAGTTTTTACATTAGGCCACAGACATTTCCGGTTGCCATCAGGCTTTACGAAAAGGACGAAAAAATTCCAGAAAAGGTCCGCGTTCCCAGTAGGGACTTAGGAACTGCTATACCTCTATGTCAAGCTGTGGCGTTATCCAGACGCTATGGTTGGACTCTCGCCTTAGGAAGAGAAGATGAAAGCTGCCCCCACGGGTATTTCGTTCTTGGATTTACCAAAGGGGAGAGTTACCTCAATGGTTCCAGTGGAGAAGCTGCTGGTGTAGGTACGCGAGAGGAAGTGGAAATGATTACGAGGAACGTTACA
Proteins encoded:
- a CDS encoding PDZ domain-containing protein → MCRTLNTLYIVIFLLLTCAPISQAQSSRTVDPGVLREIAMWKFVPEEDVVETFFSCDLVTQIDYCKRLNVKFEGFYKAYFPDGFVLTLSPSGEILEHYYNPSERNVDSLERNWIIHRNSDFAGTDEARRKRLITRLGDLNAFFEELLGMNDLYAGDYDRAVRISSWVSCTFEGSCIGISFEMRSDGFPVVSWVLRLSPAEKAGLKVGDKLVKVNGQSVSGWDSERLVRVLTGQKGASTTLTVERAYIKKPFDIVIPRGTTDEKDDFTVKLLADALAVRAFANQALGKREEFLKDVERSYSLDPTGKWAKRAMAFLHLERGNFNEALRVLPERKDVIDMIIEVVSYAKLGDMKRASDIYSNLLEDSFEAKGRFLERHLALAHDSLKPYAEGKLKIAKENESKGKYKEALKEYAEYFKFADEEEARAVRSHIAKLIEKYPQFFVLTEEARKFVIRAESYTSEGKFEKAVSEYKKALKIQPFFPALYKALALNYVQLKNYKQAIKNMKIYLELYPDAPDARAAQDEIYRWELLTEK